One genomic region from Actinocatenispora thailandica encodes:
- a CDS encoding GlsB/YeaQ/YmgE family stress response membrane protein, which translates to MVTTLAWAVIGGAVIGVLARLVIPGRQPVSWWASIVVGVAAAFVGTGIAQVFGFRDTPGIDWKKHVLQLGLAVIGILLLTGINRRRHPAGRR; encoded by the coding sequence ATGGTGACGACACTGGCGTGGGCGGTGATCGGCGGTGCGGTCATCGGGGTGCTGGCCCGGCTGGTCATCCCCGGCCGGCAGCCGGTGTCCTGGTGGGCCAGCATCGTGGTCGGCGTCGCCGCCGCCTTCGTCGGTACGGGCATCGCCCAGGTCTTCGGGTTCCGCGACACGCCCGGCATCGACTGGAAGAAGCACGTCCTGCAGCTGGGCCTGGCGGTGATCGGCATCCTGCTGCTCACCGGCATCAACCGGCGCCGGCACCCGGCCGGCCGCCGCTGA
- a CDS encoding GNAT family N-acetyltransferase, protein MPAAVRDLGSDTDLDRLHEIIRTVHPYLVRSRDGLAWQFAHAPAPQRFRVFVGELDGVPVGLVRCGLDWETSVPGQGFAHVSVLPGYRGRGAGTALLAAAEDYLRGLGVRDVQAWGSTDPASERFADRHGYQRRRLARYQRLALAELPAVAPPAGVELRPWSAFADDPHPLWAADADASRDEPGDVPVDDIPYEGWLASAWQPPDTDRELSMAAVVDGTVAAFTLAQTDPPRYWSGMTGTRRAYRGRGLGTLVKVASLRRAVERGLTEAFTGNDEQNAPMLAINARLGYRECATQWRCVRHL, encoded by the coding sequence ATGCCAGCGGCCGTACGGGACCTGGGGTCCGACACCGACCTCGACCGCCTGCACGAGATCATCCGCACGGTGCACCCCTACCTGGTACGCAGCCGGGACGGGCTGGCGTGGCAGTTCGCGCACGCGCCGGCGCCGCAGCGGTTCCGGGTGTTCGTCGGTGAACTCGACGGGGTACCGGTCGGCCTGGTGCGGTGCGGCCTGGACTGGGAGACGTCGGTACCCGGTCAGGGGTTCGCGCACGTCTCGGTGCTGCCGGGCTACCGCGGGCGTGGTGCCGGGACGGCGCTGCTGGCCGCCGCCGAGGACTACCTGCGCGGCCTCGGTGTCCGGGACGTGCAGGCCTGGGGGTCGACCGACCCGGCGTCCGAACGGTTCGCCGACCGGCACGGCTACCAGCGCCGACGGCTCGCCCGGTACCAGCGGTTGGCGCTCGCCGAGTTGCCCGCGGTGGCGCCGCCCGCCGGGGTGGAGCTGCGGCCGTGGTCGGCGTTCGCGGATGATCCGCACCCGCTGTGGGCGGCCGACGCGGACGCCAGCCGGGACGAGCCCGGCGACGTGCCGGTGGACGACATCCCGTACGAGGGGTGGCTGGCGTCCGCCTGGCAGCCGCCGGACACCGACCGGGAGCTGAGCATGGCGGCGGTCGTGGACGGTACGGTCGCCGCGTTCACGCTGGCCCAGACGGACCCGCCGCGGTACTGGTCGGGCATGACCGGCACCCGCCGGGCGTACCGCGGCCGGGGTCTCGGCACGCTGGTGAAGGTGGCGTCGCTGCGGCGCGCGGTCGAGCGCGGCCTGACCGAGGCCTTCACCGGCAACGACGAGCAGAACGCGCCGATGCTGGCGATCAACGCGCGGCTCGGCTACCGCGAGTGCGCCACCCAGTGGCGCTGCGTCCGCCACCTGTGA